GTCACTTCAGCCTGCAGGGCCTTGCGGTCGCTGGCCGAGTTGGTGGCATTGGAAGCCTGCACACCCAGTTCGCGGATGCGCTGCAGGTTGTTGCCGACTTCATTCAGCGAACCCTCGGCGACCTGGGCCAGCGAGATACCGTCGTTGGCGTTGCGGATGGCCACGTCCAAGCCACGGATCTGGGTGGTGAAGCGCTCGCTGATGGCCAGGCCGGCCGCGTCGTCCTTCGCGCTGTTGATGCGCAGGCCGGACGAGAGGCGCTGGATGGTGGTAGCGAGCGAGCTGCCGCTGGTGCTCAGGTTGCGCTGAGCGTTGAGCGACATCGTATTGGTGTTGATTACCTGTGCCATGGGGTCGTCTCCTCTTATATGGAACCCGTTGGTGAATGAAACGAAGCGCCGCCTGTTTTTTTGTGTGGCTGTGTGCTTCGCCGTTGCCAAATGAATAACGGCGCTTTGTCAACAACCTTTAGCCGTGAATTCCGCTGGAGCCAGAATTCGTTGCCGGAGGCTGTTTTCCCGGGGTTTTTCAGCCTTGGTCGGGCGTGAAGGCGACCCCGGAAGGGGCGGTTGGGCATGCCCAACCAGCGCTGATGAGGGTATCGGCGGGGCAGGGCCGGGCTTGATGGGAAATCACGGAAAATGCGCCGGGGCACCTTTCCGGTAGCGCCGGGCCACGCCCGGCGCGCGATGGAATGGGCACGCAGAAACGAAAAAGGCCGCGATGCAGGGCATCGCGGCCTTCAGAGGGTGGCGCTTGGGAAGCGTCAGCGGAGCTTGTTGAACAGCGACATCGACTGCATCTGCGAGAAGATCGTCTGTGCCGCCTGCAGCGCGGTGCTCTGCAGCTGGTACTGGCTCAGCGCATCGGCGTAATCCAGGTCGCGCATCTGCGACAGCGTGGTCTTCAGGGTCACGCCATTGGCCTCGCGCATGTCGGCCGCGTTGTCCAATGCCTTCAACTGCGCACCACCGGCAGCGCGCGAATCGATCATCCGCTCGGAGGCGCGTGCCACGTCGCGCAGTGCACTCTGCAGCTGGTTCTGCTGCGCGGTCATCTGCGCGGTGGTGCCGGTGTCGGCACCCAGCGCTGCCACCAGGTTGTCCATGGTGGCGAAGATGTCGCGGCTGCTGGCGGCCTGTACGCTGAAGCTGTCGCCCGCCGCCGGTGCGCCCGTGATGCGCAGGCGCACACCGTTCACTTCCAGATCGTCGCCGGCCTTGTAGGTGCCGGTGCCGGTCACGTTGCCTGCGCCATCCACCACCTCGTACTGGTTGCCGGTGGTGAAACGGACGCTGAAGCCCTGGCCGTTCCAGCTGTCGCTGCCATCGCGGGTGACGTTGGTCAGCACGCCGTTGCCGGTGTTGCCGGCTGCGGCGCTGCCGTCAACGAAGCCATCGCCGGTGGGAATGCGCATGAAGATCTCGCTGCCTGGCAGGGCATCGCGCACATAGGTATCGGGGCCGACTTCGATCTGGCGCTGTGTCTGGTCACCGCGGTAGACCACCTTGCCGTTGATCTTGGCAAACGGCGGGTCGCCATCGTTGGTGCCGCCGAACACGTAGCGGCCGGTGCCGTCGTCGGCGTTGGCCAGCGACAGCAGGCCGTCGCGGATCTGGTTGACCTCGGTGATCAGTGTCTTCTTGTCGGCCGCGCTCAGCGCTGGATTGCTGGCCTGGATGGTCAGATCGTTGACGCGTGCCATCAGGTCGTTGACCTGGGCCAGGGTGTTTTCCTGCACGCCCAAGCGGTTCTGCACGTTGCCGGCGTTGAGCTTCATGCGGTCCAGCGCGGCAAGGCTGCGGTCAAGGCCGACCGCAGTACCGGCGGCAACCGGATCGTCCTTGGCGCTGACGATCTTGCTGCCGGTGGCGATCTGCTGCTCCAGATGGCTGAGCTTGGCCTGCTTGGCCATCATCAGCGACACCGACTGGTTGAACATCATGCTGGTGGAGATACGGCTGCTCATCGGCGGACGGCTCCCAGGATGGTCTGGAACATGCTGTCGGCGGTGGAGATCAGCTGCGAGGCGGCCTGGTAGGCCTGCTGCAGACGCAGCATGTCGGCGGCTTCCTCGTCCAGGTTCACACCGGATACTTCATCGCGGGCTTCCTGCGCCTTGTCATTGATCACCAGCTGCGCGTCGAGCGAGTACTCGGCCGAACGGGCGGCGGCACCGACCTGCGTGGTCAGGCCCCCCAGCGCGCCGTTCAGTGTCACCGTTCCGGCGTTGAACGCCTTCGCGCTTTCCACCTTGGCCAGCTTGGAGGCGTTGCTGTTGTCCGACGAACCGGCCGGAGTCGGGGTGATGTTGAAGGTATCGCCCACCTTCGGTGCACCGTCCAGCACGAAGCTCCAGCCGTTGGCACTGATGGTCTGGCCGGGCGTGTAGGTCTGCGGCGGGCCACCGTCGATGGTGTAGGTGGTGGCCGAGGTGAACACGATCGCCGACGGATTGCGCAGGTTGGCGTTGGTCGAATCGGTGACGGTGACGCCGCTCAGCTTGCCGGTACCGGTATTGGCGGTGGCGGCCGCGCCCTTCACCGCTGCAGCGGCGGCGATGCGCGAGGGGTCGGTGATCGCCATTTCCAGGCTGCCGGCCACGCCGGCGGTCGGCTGCAGCAGGAAGCGGTCATTTGCAGCCGGCGTACCGCCGACGACCAGCTTGACGCCGTTGATCACCAGCGGATCAGCGGCGGTGCCGGTGCCGGTCAGCGGAATGCTGGCGCCGGTGTCGGCGCGGCTGGCCTTCCAGTTGGTGCCATCGAACTGCAGCACCACGTTCTGCGCATCCAGCTTGCCCAGGTCGCCATAGGTTGCGCTGAGGCTGGCGGTGCCGGCATTGCTGTTGTTGGCGGTGACACGCGGATTGCCGATGTTGAAGAAGTCGCCGCCCATCTGGCCATACAGGTCGACGCCCTGGTGGTGTGCCTGGTTGAAGCTTTCGGCCAGGCCCACCGCCAGCTTGCCGAGTTCAGCCTGGGCAGGGGTCAGCACGGTGTCGCGGAACTCCAGAAGGCCGCCGATCTGGCCGCCGACGGCCTTCGGATCGAGGCGGATGGTGTTGCCCTGGGTCTCCAGTGCCAGCTGCAGGCGCTCGGGCTGGTACGGATCGGCCACGGTGGTGACCTTGGTCGCCGTGGTACCCACCACCAGCGCGTTGCCGCCGGCGGTGTAGACATTCATGATGCCGCCGTCCTGGATCACCGCCGTGCCACCGGTGTAGCCGATCAGCTGGGTGATCAGCTGGTCGCGGCGGTCGAGCAGGTCGGGTGCGGCAGAGGCGATGTTGGTGCCGATGGCGCCGTTGATCTGCGCGATTTCCTGCGCCAGGCGGTTGACCTCGGTGGCACCGGCCAGCAGGCCGTTGTTGACCTCGCTGTTGAGGTTGTTCAGGTGCGTGTTGAGCTGCACGAAGCGGTTGGCCAGGGCCTTGCCGCCGTCGAGCATGTTCTGGCGGTCGGCGGTGCCGGCCGCGTTGGACGACAGTCCGCTGACCGAATCGAAGAAGTTCGACCAGACGCCGGCCACGTTGGTTGCCGCATCGGAGAACAGGGCATTGACCCGGTCGGCCATGCCCGATAGCTGCTTCAGGCGCGCCAGTTCACCGCTGCTGTCCAGCAGGCGGGAGATCGCCAGCTGGTCGGCGGTGCGACGGATGTCGGTGATGCGGGTCCCGTTGCCGACCGTGCCATAGCCGTAGTTCTGTGGATCGGCGGTGGCGAAGTTGACCTTCTGCCGGCTGTAGCCGGGCGTATTGAGGTTGGCCACGTTGTGGCTGGTGGTCGCCAACGCACGCTGGAAGGCGAGCAGGGCACCGGTACCGGTGGAAAGTACGCTGGACATGGTGTTCCTCAACGACGAGTGATACCCAGCGCCGCGGTCGCGGTGCTGGCGAAGGTCTGGCCAAGGCGCGAGCCGGCGTCGGCCACGGCGGCGACGGCGCGCTCGATGGTCGGGCCACCGGCGATCGCGGCGATCTTGGCGGCGTAGCGCGGGTCGGTGGCATAGCCGGCGCGCTGCAGGCCACGGGCGAAGCCCTGCACATCGGTGCCGGCCTGCAGGGCCTGCTGGTAGCGCGGGCTGGTCTTCAGCAGGCGCACGTAGTCGGCGAAGCTTTCGGCCGGCGAACTGTAGGCGCGGAAGCTGGCGGTCTCGTTGCGGCGCACACCGTCCACATACTCATGGGTGCCGGCCGTGGCGCGCTGGCCGTTCCAGCCATTGGCCTTGATGCCGAACAGATTGTGCGAGGTGCTGCCGTCGGCATGCTTGATGTGCCGCTTGCCCCAGCCGGTTTCCAGTGCGGCCTGGGCGACGAGCGCACGGGCGTCCACGCCCAGTTCCCTGGCCGCGCTCTGCGCGTGCTGCCAGATGCTGGCGACGAAGCCCTCCGGGGTATGCTCGCCGAGCTGGGCCACGGCGGTACGGGTGGCCATCGCATCAGCCGGGTTGATCGCCGTACCGCGATTGCTGGCCGTTGCGGACCACTGGTCGTTGCTGGCCGCCCAGTCATTGCCCTGCAGGCTGCCGATGTACGGATCTTCGGTGCCCAGCGAGCGGTGCAGGCTGCTGCTTTCGCGCCCGGCGATCAGGTCCAGCGCCTGTTCCATCGGCGCAACCACGGCCTGTGCGCCGTGCTGTGCACCGGCCGCCATCTGCTGCAGCATGCGCACGGCCTGGCTGCCATCTTCCAGTGGCAGCGACGGGGCGGGCTTGGCCGGTGCGTTGAGCTGGTAGGCACGACTGGCCTTGGCCGCATCCACACGGGTATCCAGGGCCGGGCCTTCGGCGGCCTGGCCGGACAGCTGGCGGGTGATCATGCCGGACAGGCCCAGACCCTTGCCTCGGGTCATCGCCTCGGCGATCTTCTGGTCGTACATGTCGCGGAACATCTTGTTCTCGCCGGGAAACAGCGAGTCGCCGAAGCTGGCATCGCGCATGCTCTTGACCAGCATCTGTGCGAACTGGCCTTCCAGCTGGCGCGCGACCTTGTCGATCCTGGCCGGGTCGTTCTGCTGCGCCGGGTGCAGATCAAATGCGGGATTGATGCGCATGTCAGATCACCTCGAGCTCGGCGCTCAGTGCACCGGCCTGCTTCAGGGCTTCCAGGATCGCGATCAGGTCGCCCGGTGCCGCGCCCACGGCGTTCACCGCGTGCACGATCTCGTCCAGGGTGGTGCCGCCGCTGAACTTGAACATGCGGCTGCCATCGTTGGTGGCGGTAATGGTCGACTGCGGGCTGGCCACGGTACGGCCGCCGGACAGGGCATTGGGCTGGCTGACGTTGGTGTTTTCCTGGATCGTCACCGTCAGCGAACCATGCGAGATGGCGGCCGGGCCGACCCGCACCTGCTGGCCGATGACCACGGTGCCGGTGCGCGAATTGACCACCACCTTGGCCGGCGCGCTGCCCGGGGTCAGCTCCAGGTTCTCGATGCGCGCCAGCAGGCCGATGCGTGCGCCCGGATCGGTGGGCGCAGTGACGGCTACGGTCACGCCGTCAACCGCACGCGCAGCGCCTTCGCCGAACGCGTTGTTGAGCGCGGCGACCATGCGCGAAACGGTGGTGAAATCGTTGTTGTGCAGGTTCAGGGTGATGTCGCCGCCATTGGCGAGCGGATCGGGCAGGGCGCGTTCAACGGTGGCGCCATTGGGAATGCGGCCGACGCTGGGCACGTTCACCGAGACGCGCGAGCCATCCTTGCCCTGCGCGCCAAAGCCGCCGACGATCAGGTTGCCCTGCGCGATGGCATAGATCTGGCCGTCGGCGCCGCGCAGCGGGGCCATCAGCAGCGAACCGCCACGCAGTGACACCGCGTTGCCGATCGAGGACACGGTGATGTCGATCGGCTGGCCCGGCTTGGCGAACGGCGGCAGCTCGGCATGGATCGCCACGGCCGCCACGTTCTTCAGCTGCGGATTGACGTTCGCCGGCACGTTCACGCCCAGCTCGCCGAGCAGGTTCTTCAGGCTCTGCACGGTGAAGGGTGCCTGGCTGGTGCGGTCGCCGCTGCCGTCCAGGCCGACCACCAGGCCGTAGCCCACCAGTGCATTGCCGCGCACGCCACCGACCTGGGCCAGGTCCTTGATGCGTTCGGCGCTGGCCGGGGCTGCCATTGCCAGCAGCATCAGTGTGACGAACGACGCCACGCGGCGCTGCCAGGAAGAAGAGAGGAAGAGTTTCATGGCCATGCTCAGAACGGCGTCAGGCCGGAGTTGAAGAAGCGGCTCAGCCAGCCCATTGCGTTGGACTGCGCGACCGGGCCGCGGCCGCCATAGACGATGCGGGCTTCGGCTACGCGGCTGGAAGGAATGGTGTTGTCCTGGCTGATGTCACCGGGGCGCACGATGCCCTGCACCTGCACCAGTTCATCGCCCTGGTTCAGCCGCAGGTTCTTCTGCCCCTGTACCACCAGGTTGCCGTTGGGCAGGCGCTGGATCACCGTGACCGTGACGTTGCCCTGCAGGCGGTTGCTCTGCGCGCTGTTGCCCTTGCCGGTGAAGTCACGCGCGCCCTTGGCCGTGGCACTCAGGATGTCCTTACCGCCCAGGGTGACCGGGGCGCCGAGGATGGACGGGGTGCCCAGGCTCAGGTTGGATTCCTTGTTGGTGGCGGTGTTGGCACTGGTCTGCGCGGTGGTGTTTTCCAGCAGGGTGATGGTCAGCAGGTCGCCGACGTCGCGCGCGCGGCGGTCCGAGTACAGCTGCAGGGTCGGGCCGGCGGCGTAGATCGCGCCGGCGGTCGGCGCGGCCTGCGGCGGCATGATCGGCTGGATCGGCGCCATCGCCGGATAGGGGCGCACGTCGCCCGCGATCACGCAGCCACCGAGCAGGGCGGGCACGACGCAGGCAAGGGCAGTGCGGGTGAGTTTGAAGAAGGGCGACATGGCGGGTTCCCGGTTGGGCCGGTCAGATCTTGTTGTTGAGGTAGCCGAGCATCGAGTCGGTGGTGGAGATCGCCTTGGCATTCATCTCGTAGGCGCGCTGGGTTTCGATCATCGACACCAGCTCTTCGACCACATTGACGTTGCTGCCTTCCAGCGCACCCTGTACCACGGTGCCGAGGCCGTTCAGTCCGGGGTTGCCGTTCTGCGCCGGGCCCGATGCGGTGGTTTCCAGGAACAGGTTCTCGCCGCGTGCCTGCAGGCCGGCCGGGTTCACGAAGTCGGTCAGGGTCAGCGCGCCCACTTCCACCGATGCGGCGTCGTCGGCCATCTTCACGCTGATGGTGCCGTCGCTGCCGATGGTGACCGACTGCGCGCCCTCGGGAATCTGGATGCCCGGCTGCACCGGGTAGCCGCTGTTGGTGACCAGCTCGCTGTCCTGGTTGATCTTGAACGAGCCATCACGGGTATAGGCCGAGCTGCCATCCGGCATCTGCACTTCGAAGAAGCCGCGGCCGTTGACCATCACGTCCAGCGCGCGGCCGGTCTGCTGCTGGCCACCCTGTTCGAAATTCTTGGCGGTGGCGACCACGCGCACACCGGTACCCAGCTGCAGGCCGGTCGGCAGCTGGGTCTGCGCCGACGAAGAGCCGCCGGGCTGGCGCACCTGCTGGTACAGCAGGTCCTCGAAGCTGGCACGGTCCTGCTTGAAGCCGGTGGTGTTGGTGTTGGCGAGGTTGTTGGAAACCACCGACATGCGCATCTGCTGCGCATCCAGTCCGGTTTTCGCGATCCACAATGCCTGGTTCATCTTCGGTGTCCTGTCTGGGTGAAGCCGGCCGCGCGATGCGGCCCTTGGTAACGGGTGTGCAAGCGGTGTGCCAGCGCCGCGCCCGGGCGGCGCCGGAATTCCGTCAGCTGCCCAGGCGCAGCAGGCTGTTGGCACTGCGCGCGTTGTCGTCGCCGTGCTTGATCACCTGCACCTGCATTTCGTACTGGCGCTGCAGCTGGATCATCTGCACCAGTGCGCCGGCGGCGTCGACGTTGCTGCCTTCCAGCTGGCCGCTGTGCACGGCGGTGCCCTGCGCCGGGGCGAACGGCTGGCGCGGGTCGGTGTTGCGGAACAGGCCATCCAGGCCACGCTCGAGGCGCTCGTCCGGCGCCTGCACCACCTTGATCCGGCCGATCTGCGCCATCGTCTGCGGGCCTTCGCCCTGCGGGATGATCGAGATCGTGCCGTCGCCGCCGATCTCCATCGCCTGGTAGGGGGGAATGGCGATCGGGTTGTTGTTGTCATCCAGTACCGTGCGGCCGCCGGAGGTCACCAGCTGGCCGTTGGGTGTCACCGACAGCGCCGCGCCGCGCGTGTACGCTTCGCTGCCGTCGCTGGCCTGCACCGCCAGCCAGGTGCCGCTCTGCAGGGCAAGGTCCAGCGGCTTGCCGGTGATGTGCTGCGCGCCGGGCCGGCGGTTGAAGCCGGCGTCGACGTGCAGCGCATCCACCCGCGAGGCAAAGCCCGGGCCCTTGATCGGGAAGGCTTCGGTGTTGGCCAGCGCTTCCTTGAAGCCAGGGGTGTCCGAGTTGGCGAGGTTGTGGCTGAGCGTTCCCTGCGCCTGCAGGGAGGCGCGGGCACCGGTCATCGCCACGTAAAGGGCTTTATCCATGCGGGGAGTTCCGTGACAGGGTCAGCCGCTCATCAACGGATGTTGATGACGGTCTGGGTGATCTGGTCCTGGGTGGTGATCATCTGCGCGTTGGCCTGGAAGTTGCGCTGCGCGGTGATCATGTTGACCAGCTGCTCGGTGAGATCGACGGTGGACGCTTCCAGCGAGCCGGCCTGGATCTTGCCGAGGTTGGAGGTGTCCGGCATGCCGGTGCGCGGCGTGCCCGATTCGAAGGTCTCCACCCACAGGTTGTTGCCCTTCGATTCCAGGCCCTGCGTGTTGTTGAAGGTGGTCAGTGCGACCTGGCCCAGCGGCTTGTCGTCGCCGTTGGAATAGCGGGCGTAGACCACGCCGGATTCGGACACGGTCACTTCGTTGAGTTTGCCCGCGGCGTAGCCGTCCTGCTGGGTGTTGCGCAGCGCGAACTTCTCGCCGTACTGGGTCGAGCCACTGATATCCAGCGTCATGTTCAACTGGCCGGCACCGGTGGTCGGGGTGAAGGTGCCGAGGCTGACCTTGCCGTCGGCCGGTGCGACCAGCTTGCCGCTGTTGTCGAAGGTGACCGGGGTGGGTGCGCCTGCCGGCTGGCCATCGACGTAGTTGCGCACAGTCCACTCGTTGGGGTTGGCGCCCTTCACGAAGTACGAGACCTGGATGTGGCTCACGCCCAGCGAGTCGTACACGGTGATGCCACCGCTGGAGTGGTTGTAGCTGTTCGAATCGGTCGGGTCGAAGGTCGCCACCGTCGGTTGCTTGGCGTTGGCCGGCAGGGTGAAGCCAACCTTCACTTCGCTGGTCTGCTTCGGCGGGCTGTCGGTGGTCAGCAGCTGCAGGTCGACCAGGCGGCCGGCATCGAAGTTGGTGCCATCGGCATTCGGTGCGAACACCTGCAGGCGTGCACCCTGCGGATTGACCACGTAACCGGCCGAGTCGGTCTGGAAGTTGCCGGCACGCGAGTACACGCGCGAACCGTTCATGTTCATGGTGAAGAAGCCTTCACCGGAAATGGCCATGTCCAGGCTGCGCCCGGTCTGCTCGTTGTGGCCCTGGATGAACTGCTGGGCGACGTTGGAAACGCGCACGCCCGAGCCGGTCTGGTTCTTCGACAGGCCGTAGCTGGTCGAAGCGAACAGGTCGGCGAACTCCGCGCGCGACTGCTTGAAGCCGGTGGTGTTGACGTTGGCGACGTTGTTGGCGGTGACGCTCAGGTCGGTGTTGGCGGCATTGATGCCGGACAGCGAGACATTGAAGCCCATGGGATGCTCCTGGTTGATGCGGAATGTGCGGCTCAGCTGACGCGGAGCACGTAGTCGATCGGGGCCGTGCCCAGGCCCTTGAGGTTCAGGTACAGGCCGTCGGAACCGACGGTCACGCTTTCCACCGGCGCCTGCACGTAGGTGGACAGCTTGGTGCTCTTGCCAGCGGTGTCGACGTGGTTGGCGACGATGGAATACTTGCCCGGTTCCATGCGCTTGCCGTTGGCATCCTTGCCGTCCCACTGGAAGGCGGTTTCGCCGGCGGCCTTGGCCTCCACGCTCAGCGAGGTGACCTTGGCGCCGTTGGCATCGGTGATGTCCACGGTGATGATGCCGGCCGACGGCGCGGCCACCGTCCCTTCAACGCTGCCTTCCTTCTCCAGCACCAGTTTTTCCGAAGGCACCAGCACCTGGTGGCCGACCAGCGCCGCACCACGCAGCACCTGGTCGCTGGCCATCGATTCCTGGAAGCCCTTCACCGTCTTGTTCAGATCGGTGATGCCTTGCACAGTGGACATCTGCGCCATCTGCGCGACCATCTGCGTGTTGTCCATCGGCTTCAGCGGATCCTGGTGCTGCAGCTGCTCGGTCATCAGGCGCAGGAAGTCGGCCTGGTCAAGCGTGTTCTTCTTTTTCGTGGCATTGCTGTTGGGGGCATTCAGGCCCAGCGCGGAATAGACGTCCTGGCTGGTCTGGTTGTTGACGGCGGTGGTCATGGCGGTGTCCGGTGCTGCGGGCCTCAGCGGCCCATGGTCAGGGTGGCCAGGGCCAGTTCCTTGGCGGTGGTCAACATCTCCACGCCGGCCTGGTAATTGCGCGAGGTCGAGATCAGGTTGACCATCTGCGCCACCGGATCGACGTCGGGCTGGTAGATGTAGCCATCGGCGTCGGCCAGCGGATGACCCGGCTCGTAGCGCTTGATCGGCGCGGCCTCGCTCTGGCTGATCTCCTTCACCTTCACCGAGGTGATGTTCGGATCGTTCCTGCTGGTGACGGCCTGGAAAATCGGTTCCAGCGGCTTGTACACGGCGTCGGCGGAACCGGCGACGGTGTCGGCGTTGGAGAGGTTGGAGGCGATGGTGCTCATGCGCACCGACTGCGCCTGCAGCGCGGAGCCGGCGATATCGAAGATCGGCAGGTTGCTCATGGCTTATTGCCCCGTGATCGCGGTCAGCATGGAACGCACCTTGCTCTCGACGAAGCTGAGCGAGGCGCGGTATTCCAGTGCGGCGCGACCATAGGCGGCACGCTCGGCATCGGGGTCGACGGTGTTGCCGTCCAGGCTGGGCTGCACGCCTTCGCGCGCGATCTGGAACGGGTTCAGGCCACTACTGATCTCGTAGTGCTGCTCATGGGTGGTGGCCATCAGGCCGTTGGCATCCTGCCCCTGGGCGTGGCGCAGGGCGGCATCGAAGTCCAGGTCCTGGGCCTTGTAGCCGGGCGTGTCGGCATTGCCGAGGTTGCTGGCGATCAGCTTCATCCGCTGTTCGCGCAACGGCATGGCCTGGGCGTGGACGCCCAGGTAGTCGGTAATCAGGTTGCGCACGGTGCACTCCCACGGGAACGTTGCCCGGGAAGCTGCAAGGGGTGTGCCAAAGGCGTGGGGTCGACACGTTGCGATGCGGGGTCGGAGCCCGTTCCGGGTTCCGACCCCGCGGCCGGCCTTACGCCGCCAGCGCCACCTTGCGCAGGCGGTCCAGCACGAAATCGGCCAGTTCGTGCGGCGAGTACTTGGCGACGAAGGCATTGGCGCCGACGCGCTCGACCATGGCGTTGTTGAAGACGCCCGACAGCGAGGTGTGCAGCAGCACGTACAGGCCGGCCAGGCCCGGATGGCGCCGGATTTCCGTCGTCAGCGTGTAGCCATCCATGGCCGGCATCTCGATGTCCGAGATGACCATGGCATAGCGCTCGGCCGGGTTCTCGCCCGAGGCGTGGACCTGCAGCAGATGGTCCAGCGCCTGCTTGCCGTCGGAAAGCAGGGTGGCACCCACGCCCAGCTGGTCCAGCACGCTGCGGATCTGCTGGCGGGCCACGCGCGAGTCGTCCACCACCAGCACCTGCAGTTGCGGGCCGTCGGCGGGCATGGCCATCGCCGGGTCGAGTACCGCTTCACCGCGCACCTGCGCGATATCGGCCAGCACGCTCTCAACGTCGATTACCTGGATCAGCTCACCCTGGAAGCGGGTGACCGCAGTCAGGTAGCTCGACTCGGCGCCCAGCTCCGGCGGCGGGTGAATGTCTTCCACCGCGATGTTGACGATGCGTTCGACGCCACTGACCAGGAAGCCCTGGATCGAGCGGTTGAACTCGGTGACGACCAGGTAGCCCGGCGAGGTGTCCGCATCGGGTTCGCGCTCGGGGTGGCCGATCGCCAGGCCCAGGTCCAGTACTGGCACCGAGCGGCCGCGCACGTCGGCCACGCCGGAGAACTGGCTGGGCAGGCCGGGCACCTGGAACAGCTCCGGGCGCCGCAGGACTTCCTGCACCTTGAAGACATTGACGCCAAAAAGCTGACGTCCGCCGAGACGGAACAGCAGCAGCGCCAGGCGGTTGTGGCCGGCCAGTCGGGTTCGCTGGTCGATCCGGTTGAGCAGGTCATGGGACATGGCTGCTGTATCGGCGTGGTGGGTGCGGAACTTGAGCGTTTTTGTCGAGACCAGCCACGCTCGACTGCTCTGCTCTGGCACACCCCTTGCACGCACCTGGGCCAGGTCATGCCCATTGAAGGAGGCGCCATGCGCCGGGTCACATCCCTATTCGCCATCGTGCTCGGCATGGCCGCGCCGTGGGCGGCCGCTGCGGACTGGCAGCCGGTGGCCAGCATCCGCGCCGCGGCGCTGTCGACGCTGCCGGCCGGCAGTGAAGGTGAGGCACAGGTGGCCGATGCGCTGCGCCTGCCGAAATGTGGCAGCGCGTTGCAGGTGCAACCCACCGCCAACACCACGGTGGAGGTCAGCTGTCCCGATGCGGGCGG
This portion of the Stenotrophomonas sp. WZN-1 genome encodes:
- the flgE gene encoding flagellar hook protein FlgE, yielding MGFNVSLSGINAANTDLSVTANNVANVNTTGFKQSRAEFADLFASTSYGLSKNQTGSGVRVSNVAQQFIQGHNEQTGRSLDMAISGEGFFTMNMNGSRVYSRAGNFQTDSAGYVVNPQGARLQVFAPNADGTNFDAGRLVDLQLLTTDSPPKQTSEVKVGFTLPANAKQPTVATFDPTDSNSYNHSSGGITVYDSLGVSHIQVSYFVKGANPNEWTVRNYVDGQPAGAPTPVTFDNSGKLVAPADGKVSLGTFTPTTGAGQLNMTLDISGSTQYGEKFALRNTQQDGYAAGKLNEVTVSESGVVYARYSNGDDKPLGQVALTTFNNTQGLESKGNNLWVETFESGTPRTGMPDTSNLGKIQAGSLEASTVDLTEQLVNMITAQRNFQANAQMITTQDQITQTVINIR
- a CDS encoding flagellar hook capping FlgD N-terminal domain-containing protein; this encodes MTTAVNNQTSQDVYSALGLNAPNSNATKKKNTLDQADFLRLMTEQLQHQDPLKPMDNTQMVAQMAQMSTVQGITDLNKTVKGFQESMASDQVLRGAALVGHQVLVPSEKLVLEKEGSVEGTVAAPSAGIITVDITDANGAKVTSLSVEAKAAGETAFQWDGKDANGKRMEPGKYSIVANHVDTAGKSTKLSTYVQAPVESVTVGSDGLYLNLKGLGTAPIDYVLRVS
- the flgC gene encoding flagellar basal body rod protein FlgC; translated protein: MSNLPIFDIAGSALQAQSVRMSTIASNLSNADTVAGSADAVYKPLEPIFQAVTSRNDPNITSVKVKEISQSEAAPIKRYEPGHPLADADGYIYQPDVDPVAQMVNLISTSRNYQAGVEMLTTAKELALATLTMGR
- the flgB gene encoding flagellar basal body rod protein FlgB, which produces MRNLITDYLGVHAQAMPLREQRMKLIASNLGNADTPGYKAQDLDFDAALRHAQGQDANGLMATTHEQHYEISSGLNPFQIAREGVQPSLDGNTVDPDAERAAYGRAALEYRASLSFVESKVRSMLTAITGQ
- a CDS encoding chemotaxis protein encodes the protein MSHDLLNRIDQRTRLAGHNRLALLLFRLGGRQLFGVNVFKVQEVLRRPELFQVPGLPSQFSGVADVRGRSVPVLDLGLAIGHPEREPDADTSPGYLVVTEFNRSIQGFLVSGVERIVNIAVEDIHPPPELGAESSYLTAVTRFQGELIQVIDVESVLADIAQVRGEAVLDPAMAMPADGPQLQVLVVDDSRVARQQIRSVLDQLGVGATLLSDGKQALDHLLQVHASGENPAERYAMVISDIEMPAMDGYTLTTEIRRHPGLAGLYVLLHTSLSGVFNNAMVERVGANAFVAKYSPHELADFVLDRLRKVALAA